The genomic window TTTTACTGATTTCACAAATAACCAATGCTGTGCTATCGAAATTCATTCCGTTTAGTCTCCTCTTTCAGGATTTGGGTTCTCTGATAAGCCTCAACCAAGATATGGATTTGACTACACACTGGATGGTAATTCCTTTCAACTTTCTAAGTAATATTAATTTCTTATCTCGATACATCGGTACATCATGCACTATGACAATCTAGGTGGTATAGGCTTCAGTATAATTTTATACTAATAAAGTTTTATTAAATTTACTCCACTAGACTTAGTATTTGCCTTCTATCTTCAGAATATGTGTCATCATTGGAATCGCTTATCGATGAACTTGCTGTTACTAAAGTCTCACTTGTTGTTCAAGTATGTTTGCCTATGCTCTTAAGAAGCTTGGATCCACCAGCTAAACTAAAAATATTTATTCTTTGACAAATGATAGGAAACTCCCTaacctctttcttctttttctttttctcttttttcttttcaggGATATTTTGCACCAGTTGTAGTTAAGTATGCCAACTCTAATCAGGAAAAGATCAAGAACTTAATACTCCTTAATCCACCTGTACGTTTATTTCACTCGTCAATATCGAATATTTCTTTCAAAACTTATCCTATTAAGTATTAATAACATCATCAATAATATAAGAGAGCTTCCCTGAATAAGTGCCTGTGCCTTAGCATGGACACCATGTTCTGCATGTAAGTATATTCTTATTTTAATAGTCTTTTTCTTAGCAACTGCTAACTTCAGTTTCTCTTCTCACTTTATAAGCTAACAGCCCAACATGCCAAGCTTCCTCCAACATTATCCATTTTCAGCAACTTTCTGCTAGGTGAAATATTTTCACAGGTATATAGTTTTATGTTCATAATGTCCTGTTCAATCTCAAGTAAAAGATATGGTAGAAACTCAGGTACAgttaacttcatgtgaagttaatAACTGAGAGTggttaaatgatttgacatatttgACTAAATGTACATATGAAGTTaattgcacctgagtttccactaAATATACCTTCATCCGTTCACGGGTAGATTACACTAGTCTCCTCTGAGGTTATGATGATATTACACAGATACCCTTACAATAATCTCCATAGTTTCATGTTTACAGAGGAAGTTAGTGTCACATTTTACAAAACAATGTCTATGTAAAATCGTCTAACCTCTAGGGAAATCGGCGTAATGAAATTTATAGTTAGGTTGGTCCCAAGGGTTCTACATACTATGTTTCAATTGTGAATAGGATCCATTAAGAGCCAGTGACAAAGCTCTAACAAGCTGTGGCCCCTATAAAATGAAAGAAGAAGATGCAATGGTTTATAGAAGACCCTATCTCACATCTGGCTCCTCAGGTTTTGCACTAAATGCACTTAGCAGGACCATGAAGAAAGACCTCAAGGTGAACATTGAACAATTCTTTATACTCCCTCCGgttcaaaatttcaatttgtgCATCAAATATCTGCATGTTTCTTATGAATCTcaaatttttatcacatatgatGATATTAGACTCTAGGAAGTAGATAAGTTGGTATAACAACCTCGTCATCCACTTTAGATTTGGTTAGAATGGTTCTATGTACACTAAAAATTAACCACTATGTATTTGcgtatatttatacatattgatTCACACATTTCTGCAACTAAACAATCAACTACTAGAATAATCAAACCTATCATAATCTTGTTACAGCAGaataacaaaatttttttataagataTCAAACACGTATTTCTATATACAGTGGCTAATTGGTAATTGATTTTTTATGTACACGTAGATTGATTTCATTTTTTGAATTGATAAGATGGTGGTTTGTATGCTTCACTTTTCCTTCAGCGGTATGTGGAGGATATGCAGAGAATACTCAAAGACCAAAGTTGGAAAGTGAAAACAACAATATGCTGGGGACAAAGGGACCGTTGGTTTCGTTATGATGGAGTGGAAAATTTCTGTAAGGATTCCAATCATACACTTATTGAAGTTCCAaaggtaaaaataataaaatactattttagttttgaatctgaaACTTGTTATGGAAAGCATAAATCTCAGGTTGCATTGTCTCCAAATAATTTTTTGTCATTGAAGTttactaaattttcaaaattacccCTAAATTTTGCTTTGTTACAATTTTGTCTCAAAAATTTTCTATTTGCATCAATATACTCCTAGCGGCTAATTTTCCAAAAAACTTAggacaaattcaacaacaatttcacaaAAACAACTTCAATACAAGCAAGTCAAATATAGTTGGATGTATTATTGCTGGATTGACcctaaactttttgaaaatttacctatcagg from Arachis ipaensis cultivar K30076 chromosome B09, Araip1.1, whole genome shotgun sequence includes these protein-coding regions:
- the LOC107618991 gene encoding uncharacterized hydrolase YNR064C isoform X3; amino-acid sequence: MQDYLLDAPESVGDGFSFSGGKYSDEPSPSDEWFKQGKMVKAYSSSGSGEKAKDPIFGLTMGAGSQASSDFFRWFCVEVGSADNPSVILIHGFPSQAYSYRKVLPVLSKDYHAIAFDWLGFGFSDKPQPRYGFDYTLDEYVSSLESLIDELAVTKVSLVVQGYFAPVVVKYANSNQEKIKNLILLNPPLTAQHAKLPPTLSIFSNFLLGEIFSQDPLRASDKALTSCGPYKMKEEDAMVYRRPYLTSGSSGFALNALSRTMKKDLKRYVEDMQRILKDQSWKVKTTICWGQRDRWFRYDGVENFCKDSNHTLIEVPKAGHHVQEDCGEELGQLIYKTIRRRDYI